Proteins encoded in a region of the Vicia villosa cultivar HV-30 ecotype Madison, WI linkage group LG5, Vvil1.0, whole genome shotgun sequence genome:
- the LOC131607206 gene encoding uncharacterized protein LOC131607206: MEPTCAACAMEWSIQLEKGLRSGKPGVPVKAILQMGPHLQRWSRELESGIVPNGMFDLVPGEDELFANAILLRLADAFRGGNTEIRLSVVRVFLIERKHHDNRKHKQCKGLLSMARVANHLELLRRVKSVFNSGDSESKTLALVLFGCWADFANDNAQIRYLILSSLVSPHDCEVRASLFAAGCFCEISNDFACITLEMLFNIINSPAASLPIKLAAARIFAKFKCSYSVAKKAYKIGLELMSNSSNEDILVVMLFSLSKLASISTLLTSNHVDFLVSFLERQLTLHVRETVLRCIHFLFRNNPSLKLYSNTSFEVPDGQSMELSPSEYEAWKGDWTDDEMLELNKLFSESEVLNCIV, from the exons ATGGAACCAACTTGTGCTGCTTGTGCCATGGAATGGAGCATCCAACTTGAGAAGGGTCTTCGATCCGGTAAACCAG GTGTACCTGTCAAAGCCATATTGCAAATGGGGCCCCACCTTCAGCGTTGGAGTAGAGAACTTGAATCTGGTATTGTTCCCAATGGCATGTTCGACCTTGTGCCAGGTGAAGATGAGCTATTTGCTAATGCTATTCTCTTACGCCTTGCTGATGCTTTTAGGGGAGGCAACACAGAAATCAGGCTTTCTGTTGTCAGAGTTTTCTTGATCGAGCGAAAGCACCATGATAACAGGAAGCACAAGCAGTGTAAAGGGTTGCTGTCAATGGCCAGAGTAGCTAACCACTTAGAGTTGTTGAGGCGGGTAAAATCTGTTTTCAACAGTGGAGATTCAGAGTCCAAGACACTGGCTCTAGTTCTGTTTGGTTGCTGGGCTGATTTCGCCAATGACAATGCTCAAATAAGATACTTGATACTTTCCAGCCTTGTTTCTCCTCATGATTGTGAG GTAAGAGCGTCATTGTTTGCTGCCGGCTGCTTTTGTGAGATATCCAATGATTTTGCATGTATTACATTGGAGATGCTGTTTAACATTATAAATTCACCTGCAGCATCCTTGCCTATAAAGTTGGCTGCAGCACGAATTTTTGCAAAATTCAAGTGCTCATATTCAGTTGCAAAGAAAGCATATAAG ATAGGTCTGGAGCTGATGTCAAATTCTTCAAATGAAGATATTCTTGTTGTCATGCTATTCTCACTTTCAAAGTTGGCATCCATTTCTACACTTCTAACCTCCAATCAT GTGGACTTCCTCGTTTCATTCCTAGAACGACAATTAACTTTGCATGTACGAGAAACGGTCTTAAGATGCATACATTTTTTATTCAGAAACAATCCATCTCTAAAGCTTTACAGCAATACCTCCTTTGAAGTCCCAGATGGACAATCCATGGAACTCTCTCCATCTGAATATGAAGCTTGGAAAGGTGATTGGACAGATGATGAAATGCTTGAACTGAACAAATTGTTTTCGGAGTCTGAAGTACTTAACTGTATAGTATAA
- the LOC131607205 gene encoding uncharacterized protein LOC131607205 codes for MDKQLFTPPASVHRSSDEVSFADTVFGFWEEFQDSSENSSNSGNDEAIDDDSEEDDTICTMEKDKAFWEEQDQLLKATLCKSSSSEAKVRQATKEIMRESNMSQMICLCRRPVVAVKSCRSCLLREICDRLSNLGYNSAICKSKWNSSSEIPSGEHTYLEVTENSSKAKRGVIKVIIEMNFRGEFEMARGNEEYNQLVKRLPEVFVGKSERLRVLVKIMCSAAKKCMKEKKLHLAPWRKLKYMQAKWVGKCDKSFLEPLPKVYETRQTRPKASLLTCDLMLENIARPAIEVI; via the exons ATGGATAAACAATTATTCACTCCTCCGGCATCTGTTCACCGGAGCTCCGATGAAGTCAGTTTTGCCGACACAGTTTTTGGATTTTGGGAGGAATTCCAAGACTCATCGGAAAATTCATCCAACTCCGGCAACGATGAGGCAATCGACGATGATTCCGAAGAAGATGACACTATTTGTACCATGGAAAAAGATAAGGCTTTTTGGGAAGAACAAGATCAACTTCTCAAG GCAACTTTGTGCAAAAGTAGCTCAAGTGAGGCAAAAGTTAGGCAAGCTACAAAGGAGATCATGAGAGAATCAAACATGTCTCAGATGATATGCCTGTGCCGGAGACCGGTCGTGGCAGTTAAGAGTTGCCGGAGTTGTTTGCTTAGAGAAATTTGTGACCGATTATCGAATCTCGGTTACAATTCCGCAATTTGCAAATCTAAATGGAATAGTTCATCAGAGATTCCATCAG GAGAGCATACATATTTGGAAGTGACTGAAAATTCATCAAAAGCTAAAAGAGGTGTAATAAAAGTGATTATTGAAATGAACTTTAGAGGTGAATTTGAGATGGCACGTGGGAATGAAGAATACAATCAATTAGTGAAGCGATTACCAGAAGTTTTTGTTGGAAAATCAGAGAGGTTAAGAGTATTGGTTAAGATAATGTGTTCAGCTGCTAAAAAATGTATGAAGGAGAAGAAATTGCATTTAGCTCCATGGAGGAAACTAAAGTATATGCAAGCTAAGTGGGTTGGAAAGTGTGATAAGTCATTTTTGGAACCGTTGCCTAAAGTATATGAAACTAGGCAAACAAGACCTAAGGCTTCATTGCTCACTTGTGATTTAATGCTAGAAAACATTGCAAGACCCGCGATTGAAGTTATTTGA